From the genome of Neomonachus schauinslandi chromosome 5, ASM220157v2, whole genome shotgun sequence, one region includes:
- the MBLAC1 gene encoding metallo-beta-lactamase domain-containing protein 1, protein MSALVRTEPLPGEPPLLVSGDPYSVVVLLQGYAEPEGVDDAVRADGSVTLVLPQAWSSASGTRESPPEGGGAKTVLEEVARGPILVDTGGPWAREALLGALAAQGVAPGDVTLVVGTHGHSDHIGNLGLFPGAALLVSHDFCLPGGRYLPHGLGEERPLQLGPGLEVWATPGHGGQRDVSVVVAGTALGTVVVVGDVFERNGDEDSWQALSEDPVAQERSRKRVLATADVVVPGHGAPFRVVREAPQPGN, encoded by the coding sequence ATGAGCGCTCTGGTGCGGACCGAGCCGCTGCCCGGGGAGCCGCCTCTGCTAGTGAGCGGCGACCCTTACTCCGTGGTGGTCCTGCTGCAGGGCTACGCGGAGCCCGAGGGGGTCGACGATGCGGTACGCGCCGACGGCTCCGTGACGCTTGTGCTGCCTCAGGCCTGGAGCTCAGCCTCCGGCACCCGAGAGTCCCCGCCCGAGGGCGGCGGGGCGAAGACcgtcctggaggaggtggcccgTGGCCCCATCCTCGTGGACACTGGGGGCCCCTGGGCTCGGGAGGCGCTCCTGGGGGCCCTGGCGGCGCAGGGCGTGGCCCCCGGAGACGTGACTCTGGTGGTGGGCACCCACGGACACTCGGATCACATCGGGAACCTGGGGCTTTTTCCCGGGGCGGCTTTGCTGGTCTCGCACGACTTCTGCCTCCCCGGGGGCCGCTACCTCCCCCACGGGCTAGGTGAGGAGCGGCCCCTGCAGCTGGGCCCGGGGCTCGAGGTGTGGGCCACGCCGGGCCATGGGGGCCAGCGGGACGTGAGCGTGGTGGTGGCGGGCACGGCCCTGGGCACCGTGGTGGTGGTGGGCGATGTGTTTGAACGCAACGGAGACGAAGACTCATGGCAAGCGCTGAGCGAAGACCCGGTGGCCCAGGAGAGGAGCCGGAAGAGGGTCCTAGCCACTGCGGACGTGGTCGTGCCTGGTCACGGAGCCCCCtttagggtggtcagggaagcccCTCAGCCAGGGAACTGA